A single window of Dermochelys coriacea isolate rDerCor1 chromosome 2, rDerCor1.pri.v4, whole genome shotgun sequence DNA harbors:
- the TUBB6 gene encoding tubulin beta-6 chain isoform X1, with protein sequence MREIVHIQAGQCGNQIGTKFWEVISDEHGIDPAGGYAGDSALQLERINVYYNESSSQKYVPRAVLVDLEPGTMDSVRSGPFGQLFRPDNFIFGQTGAGNNWAKGHYTEGAELVDSVLDVIRKECEHCDCLQGFQLTHSLGGGTGSGMGTLLISKIREEYPDRIMNTFSVMPSPKVSDTVVEPYNATLSVHQLVENTDETYCIDNEALYDICFRTLKLTTPTYGDLNHLVSATMSGVTTSLRFPGQLNADLRKLAVNMVPFPRLHFFMPGFAPLTARGSQQYRALTVPELTQQMFDAKNMMAACDPRHGRYLTVATVFRGPMSMKEVDEQMLAIQNKNSSYFVEWIPNNVKVAVCDIPPRGLKMASTFIGNSTAIQELFKRISEQFSAMFRRKAFLHWFTGEGMDEMEFTEAESNMNDLVSEYQQYQEATANDGEETFEDDEEEINE encoded by the exons ATGAGGGAAATTGTACACATCCAGGCTGGCCAGTGTGGAAACCAAATTGGAACTAAG TTTTGGGAAGTGATCAGTGATGAACATGGCATCGACCCAGCAGGAGGCTACGCTGGTGATTCAGCATTGCAGCTGGAGAGAATCAATGTCTACTATAATGAATCATCCT CACAGAAATATGTACCCAGAGCAGTCTTAGTGGACTTGGAGCCAGGAACCATGGACAGTGTGAGATCTGGTCCTTTTGGTCAACTGTTTCGACCTGATAATTTCATCTTTG GACAAACAGGTGCAGGAAATAACTGGGCCAAAGGACACTATACAGAAGGAGCAGAGCTGGTAGATTCAGTGCTTGATGTTATAAGAAAAGAATGCGAACACTGTGATTGCTTGCAAGGATTTCAGCTCACTCATTCCCTTGGAGGAGGAACAGGTTCTGGCATGGGAACGCTACTCATCAGCAAAATCAGAGAGGAATATCCAGATAGGATAATGAATACATTTAGTGTCATGCCCTCTCCAAAAGTTTCCGACACAGTGGTGGAGCCTTATAATGCTACACTCTCAGTCCACCAGCTGGTTGAAAACACAGATGAAACCTACTGCATTGATAATGAGGCTTTGTATGACATTTGTTTCCGCACCCTGAAGCTCACCACCCCAACGTATGGAGATTTAAACCATTTGGTGTCTGCTACAATGAGTGGAGTAACTACATCATTGCGTTTTCCAGGCCAGCTAAATGCTGACCTTCGAAAACTGGCAGTAAATATGGTGCCATTCCCACGCCTTCACTTTTTCATGCCAGGGTTTGCTCCTTTGACAGCCAGAGGCAGTCAGCAATACCGAGCACTCACTGTTCCAGAGCTCACTCAACAGATGTTCGATGCCAAAAACATGATGGCAGCCTGTGACCCAAGGCATGGACGATATTTAACAGTGGCGACAGTATTCCGAGGTCCCATGTCCATGAAAGAGGTTGATGAACAGATGCTGGCCATCCAAAACAAGAACAGCAGCTACTTTGTGGAATGGATCCCAAATAATGTCAAAGTGGCAGTTTGTGACATCCCACCCCGTGGCCTCAAGATGGCCTCTACCTTCATTGGCAACAGCACAGCTATTCAAGAGCTCTTCAAAAGGATCTCTGAGCAGTTCTCTGCCATGTTCAGGAGAAAGGCTTTCCTCCACTGGTTTACAGGAGAAGGGATGGATGAGATGGAATTTACAGAAGCAGAAAGCAACATGAATgacctggtttcagagtaccagcagTACCAAGAAGCTACGGCAAACGATGGAGAGGAAACATTTGAAGATGATGAGGAAGAGATCAATGAATAA
- the TUBB6 gene encoding tubulin beta-6 chain isoform X3 — protein sequence MGTLLISKIREEYPDRIMNTFSVMPSPKVSDTVVEPYNATLSVHQLVENTDETYCIDNEALYDICFRTLKLTTPTYGDLNHLVSATMSGVTTSLRFPGQLNADLRKLAVNMVPFPRLHFFMPGFAPLTARGSQQYRALTVPELTQQMFDAKNMMAACDPRHGRYLTVATVFRGPMSMKEVDEQMLAIQNKNSSYFVEWIPNNVKVAVCDIPPRGLKMASTFIGNSTAIQELFKRISEQFSAMFRRKAFLHWFTGEGMDEMEFTEAESNMNDLVSEYQQYQEATANDGEETFEDDEEEINE from the coding sequence ATGGGAACGCTACTCATCAGCAAAATCAGAGAGGAATATCCAGATAGGATAATGAATACATTTAGTGTCATGCCCTCTCCAAAAGTTTCCGACACAGTGGTGGAGCCTTATAATGCTACACTCTCAGTCCACCAGCTGGTTGAAAACACAGATGAAACCTACTGCATTGATAATGAGGCTTTGTATGACATTTGTTTCCGCACCCTGAAGCTCACCACCCCAACGTATGGAGATTTAAACCATTTGGTGTCTGCTACAATGAGTGGAGTAACTACATCATTGCGTTTTCCAGGCCAGCTAAATGCTGACCTTCGAAAACTGGCAGTAAATATGGTGCCATTCCCACGCCTTCACTTTTTCATGCCAGGGTTTGCTCCTTTGACAGCCAGAGGCAGTCAGCAATACCGAGCACTCACTGTTCCAGAGCTCACTCAACAGATGTTCGATGCCAAAAACATGATGGCAGCCTGTGACCCAAGGCATGGACGATATTTAACAGTGGCGACAGTATTCCGAGGTCCCATGTCCATGAAAGAGGTTGATGAACAGATGCTGGCCATCCAAAACAAGAACAGCAGCTACTTTGTGGAATGGATCCCAAATAATGTCAAAGTGGCAGTTTGTGACATCCCACCCCGTGGCCTCAAGATGGCCTCTACCTTCATTGGCAACAGCACAGCTATTCAAGAGCTCTTCAAAAGGATCTCTGAGCAGTTCTCTGCCATGTTCAGGAGAAAGGCTTTCCTCCACTGGTTTACAGGAGAAGGGATGGATGAGATGGAATTTACAGAAGCAGAAAGCAACATGAATgacctggtttcagagtaccagcagTACCAAGAAGCTACGGCAAACGATGGAGAGGAAACATTTGAAGATGATGAGGAAGAGATCAATGAATAA
- the TUBB6 gene encoding tubulin beta-6 chain isoform X2, whose protein sequence is MDSVRSGPFGQLFRPDNFIFGQTGAGNNWAKGHYTEGAELVDSVLDVIRKECEHCDCLQGFQLTHSLGGGTGSGMGTLLISKIREEYPDRIMNTFSVMPSPKVSDTVVEPYNATLSVHQLVENTDETYCIDNEALYDICFRTLKLTTPTYGDLNHLVSATMSGVTTSLRFPGQLNADLRKLAVNMVPFPRLHFFMPGFAPLTARGSQQYRALTVPELTQQMFDAKNMMAACDPRHGRYLTVATVFRGPMSMKEVDEQMLAIQNKNSSYFVEWIPNNVKVAVCDIPPRGLKMASTFIGNSTAIQELFKRISEQFSAMFRRKAFLHWFTGEGMDEMEFTEAESNMNDLVSEYQQYQEATANDGEETFEDDEEEINE, encoded by the exons ATGGACAGTGTGAGATCTGGTCCTTTTGGTCAACTGTTTCGACCTGATAATTTCATCTTTG GACAAACAGGTGCAGGAAATAACTGGGCCAAAGGACACTATACAGAAGGAGCAGAGCTGGTAGATTCAGTGCTTGATGTTATAAGAAAAGAATGCGAACACTGTGATTGCTTGCAAGGATTTCAGCTCACTCATTCCCTTGGAGGAGGAACAGGTTCTGGCATGGGAACGCTACTCATCAGCAAAATCAGAGAGGAATATCCAGATAGGATAATGAATACATTTAGTGTCATGCCCTCTCCAAAAGTTTCCGACACAGTGGTGGAGCCTTATAATGCTACACTCTCAGTCCACCAGCTGGTTGAAAACACAGATGAAACCTACTGCATTGATAATGAGGCTTTGTATGACATTTGTTTCCGCACCCTGAAGCTCACCACCCCAACGTATGGAGATTTAAACCATTTGGTGTCTGCTACAATGAGTGGAGTAACTACATCATTGCGTTTTCCAGGCCAGCTAAATGCTGACCTTCGAAAACTGGCAGTAAATATGGTGCCATTCCCACGCCTTCACTTTTTCATGCCAGGGTTTGCTCCTTTGACAGCCAGAGGCAGTCAGCAATACCGAGCACTCACTGTTCCAGAGCTCACTCAACAGATGTTCGATGCCAAAAACATGATGGCAGCCTGTGACCCAAGGCATGGACGATATTTAACAGTGGCGACAGTATTCCGAGGTCCCATGTCCATGAAAGAGGTTGATGAACAGATGCTGGCCATCCAAAACAAGAACAGCAGCTACTTTGTGGAATGGATCCCAAATAATGTCAAAGTGGCAGTTTGTGACATCCCACCCCGTGGCCTCAAGATGGCCTCTACCTTCATTGGCAACAGCACAGCTATTCAAGAGCTCTTCAAAAGGATCTCTGAGCAGTTCTCTGCCATGTTCAGGAGAAAGGCTTTCCTCCACTGGTTTACAGGAGAAGGGATGGATGAGATGGAATTTACAGAAGCAGAAAGCAACATGAATgacctggtttcagagtaccagcagTACCAAGAAGCTACGGCAAACGATGGAGAGGAAACATTTGAAGATGATGAGGAAGAGATCAATGAATAA